The Rhododendron vialii isolate Sample 1 chromosome 6a, ASM3025357v1 genome includes a window with the following:
- the LOC131330731 gene encoding tyrosine-protein phosphatase DSP1: MKQDETQGDDTCRTIEVAVVEPPSAKTENFDEEFYVPPLNFAMVDYGIFRSGFPDTANFSFLQTLGLRSILYLCPEPYPEPNVQFVKSNGIQLFQFGIDGCKEPFVNIPEDTIREALKVVLDVKNHPILIHCKRGKHRTGCVVGCLRKLQRWCLTSVFDEYQRFAAAKARVSDQRFMEMFDVSSLKHLPMSFSCLKR; encoded by the exons ATGAAACAAGACGAAACCCAAGGCGACGACACATGCAGAACAATCGAAGTAGCCGTCGTCGAGCCACCGTCCGCGAAAACAGAGAATTTCGACGAAGAATTCTACGTCCCGCCTCTCAACTTCGCTATGGTCGATTACGGCATTTTCCGGTCCGGTTTCCCAGACACCGCCAACTTCTCCTTCTTGCAAACCCTAGGCCTCCGTTCCATCCT GTATCTTTGTCCGGAGCCTTACCCGGAGCCCAACGTCCAGTTTGTGAAGTCGAACGGGATTCAGTTGTTTCAGTTCGGGATCGACGGTTGCAAG GAACCTTTTGTGAACATTCCAGAGGATACTATTCGTGAAGCACTAAAAGTTGTCCTTG ATGTGAAGAATCACCCAATTTTGATCCATTGCAAAAGAGGGAAG CACCGAACTGGCTGTGTAGTGGGGTGCCTGAGGAAATTGCAGAGGTGGTGTCTGACATCCGTTTTTGATGAGTACCAGCGCTTTGCTGCTGCCAAAGCTAGAGTTTCTGATCAGAGGTTTATGGAGATGTTCGATGTATCTAGCTTGAAGCATCTTCCGATGTCATTTTCATGTTTGAAGAGGTAA